In Duganella zoogloeoides, a single genomic region encodes these proteins:
- a CDS encoding TldD/PmbA family protein: MKNLNQDDAKRICDKVLALTSADQCEVSLTGSRNGNIRYARNAVSTAGLIENTELAIAVAFGNKQGIATINEFDDKSIERAVRRAEELARLAPDNPEFMPTPSKQQYKASETFFQKTADIDPEFRAQVAAYSIENSRKNKLVAAGFFADSAKFTAVANSNGVFGFQRDTGLDFTITVRTEDGRGSGWAKRSVGDASKFDAREASNVAIEKALRSVEAKALEPGRYTVVLEPAATSDILAYMFNDFGAREADEGRSFLSKKGGGNRKGEKLFDQQVNVWSDPWDANVAVLPWDGGSMLARERQDLIKNGRVQDLNYSMYWAKKQGQRAVGAPGNIIMAGTNKSTEELIANTKKGVLVTRTWYIRMVDPQSVLLTGLTRDGTFYIENGKIKHPIKNFRFNESPVSMLNNIDELGRPEILSGDESPYQLLVPAMRVRDFNFTSLSDAV; the protein is encoded by the coding sequence ATGAAAAACCTCAACCAGGACGACGCCAAACGCATTTGCGACAAGGTGCTGGCGCTGACCAGCGCCGACCAGTGCGAAGTGAGCCTGACCGGCAGCCGCAATGGCAATATCCGCTATGCGCGCAACGCCGTCTCCACTGCTGGCCTGATCGAAAACACCGAACTGGCGATCGCGGTCGCCTTCGGCAACAAGCAGGGCATCGCCACCATCAATGAGTTCGACGACAAGTCGATCGAGCGCGCGGTGCGCCGCGCCGAGGAGCTGGCGCGCCTGGCGCCGGACAACCCGGAGTTCATGCCCACGCCATCGAAACAGCAGTACAAGGCCAGCGAAACGTTCTTCCAGAAGACCGCCGACATCGACCCGGAATTCCGCGCCCAGGTGGCCGCCTACAGCATCGAGAACAGCCGCAAGAACAAGCTGGTGGCAGCGGGCTTTTTTGCCGACAGCGCCAAGTTCACGGCGGTGGCCAACTCCAACGGCGTCTTCGGCTTCCAGCGCGATACCGGACTGGACTTCACCATTACGGTGCGCACCGAAGACGGGCGCGGTTCCGGCTGGGCCAAGCGCAGCGTGGGCGATGCATCGAAATTCGACGCGCGTGAAGCGTCCAACGTCGCCATCGAAAAAGCCTTGCGCTCGGTGGAAGCCAAGGCGCTGGAACCGGGCCGCTACACGGTGGTGCTCGAACCGGCCGCCACGTCCGACATCCTGGCCTATATGTTCAACGACTTCGGTGCGCGCGAGGCCGACGAGGGCCGCAGCTTCCTGTCGAAAAAAGGCGGTGGCAACCGCAAGGGCGAAAAGCTGTTCGACCAGCAGGTCAACGTGTGGTCCGATCCGTGGGACGCCAACGTGGCCGTGCTGCCGTGGGATGGCGGCTCGATGCTGGCGCGCGAACGCCAGGACCTGATCAAGAATGGCCGCGTCCAGGATCTCAATTACTCGATGTACTGGGCCAAGAAGCAGGGCCAGCGCGCAGTGGGGGCGCCCGGCAACATCATCATGGCCGGCACCAACAAATCCACCGAGGAGCTGATTGCGAATACTAAAAAAGGGGTGCTGGTCACGCGCACCTGGTATATCCGCATGGTCGATCCGCAGTCGGTGCTGCTCACGGGCTTGACGCGCGACGGCACGTTCTATATCGAGAACGGCAAGATCAAGCACCCGATCAAGAACTTCCGCTTCAACGAAAGCCCGGTATCGATGTTGAACAATATCGATGAACTGGGCCGGCCGGAAATCCTGTCGGGCGACGAATCGCCGTACCAGTTGCTGGTGCCGGCCATGCGCGTGCGCGATTTCAATTTCACGTCGCTGTCGGACGCGGTTTAA
- a CDS encoding TldD/PmbA family protein, translated as MERRAFLNIGSLALGTMLLPAFGRAIAAEELLNPVALQFKKMLADTAMTAATQAGASYCDVRVGRYLNQFITTRDLNVDNVVNTESAGVGVRVIAGGAYGFAATNDMTPDGVAGAARQAVAIARANAKLQTEPVVLAPVKSLGEVAWATPIVKDWRTVPIKEKAELLITANKAGMDGGASFMQSMLFQVNQQKYFASTDGSYIDQDVHRLWMPVYATAVDQKSNKFRTRQGLSAPVGMGYEYLDARPEHKVKAAGGVTTLYTKSYDLIEDARAAGKQARQKLTAKSVEPGKYDLVLSPEHLWLTIHESVGHPTELDRVLGYEANYAGTSFATLDKWETKKFKYGSDIVNIVADKTTPGSLANVGYDDEGVPCKRWDIIKDGILVNYQATRDQAAIIGEKESHGCSYADNWSSVQFQRMPNVSLQAGKKRLTPDEMVKDVKKGIYIVGDGSFSIDQQRYNFQFGGQLYYEIKNGKIGQMLEDVAYQSNTQEFWNACTAMCDERDWRMGGSFFDGKGQPSQVSVVSHGASTTRFNGINVINTARKIA; from the coding sequence ATGGAACGACGTGCATTCCTCAACATTGGTAGTCTGGCGCTGGGCACGATGTTGCTGCCTGCTTTTGGCCGCGCCATCGCGGCCGAAGAATTACTCAACCCGGTCGCCCTGCAGTTCAAGAAAATGCTGGCCGATACCGCGATGACGGCCGCCACCCAGGCCGGCGCCAGTTACTGCGACGTGCGCGTGGGCCGCTACCTGAACCAGTTCATCACCACGCGCGATCTCAACGTGGACAACGTGGTCAACACCGAATCGGCCGGCGTGGGCGTGCGCGTGATCGCCGGCGGCGCCTACGGCTTTGCCGCCACCAACGACATGACACCCGACGGCGTGGCAGGCGCCGCGCGCCAGGCCGTGGCGATTGCCCGCGCCAACGCCAAGCTGCAAACCGAACCTGTCGTGCTGGCGCCGGTGAAAAGCCTGGGCGAAGTGGCGTGGGCCACGCCCATCGTCAAGGACTGGCGCACGGTGCCGATCAAGGAAAAGGCCGAGCTGCTGATCACCGCCAACAAGGCCGGCATGGACGGCGGCGCGAGCTTCATGCAGTCGATGCTGTTCCAGGTGAACCAGCAAAAATACTTCGCATCCACCGACGGCTCGTATATCGACCAGGACGTGCACCGCTTGTGGATGCCGGTATACGCCACCGCCGTGGACCAGAAGAGCAACAAGTTCCGCACCCGCCAGGGCCTGTCGGCGCCGGTGGGCATGGGCTACGAATACCTGGACGCACGCCCCGAGCACAAGGTCAAGGCAGCCGGTGGCGTGACCACGCTGTACACCAAGTCCTATGACCTGATCGAAGATGCGCGCGCGGCCGGCAAACAGGCCAGGCAGAAGCTCACCGCCAAGTCGGTGGAGCCGGGCAAATACGACCTGGTGCTCTCGCCCGAACACCTGTGGCTGACCATCCACGAATCGGTGGGGCACCCGACCGAACTCGATCGCGTGCTCGGTTACGAGGCCAACTACGCCGGCACCAGCTTCGCCACGCTCGACAAGTGGGAAACCAAGAAATTCAAGTACGGCTCCGATATCGTCAACATCGTCGCCGACAAGACCACGCCAGGCTCGCTGGCCAACGTGGGTTACGACGACGAGGGTGTGCCGTGCAAGCGCTGGGACATCATCAAGGACGGCATCCTGGTCAACTACCAGGCCACGCGCGACCAGGCAGCCATCATCGGCGAGAAGGAATCGCACGGCTGCTCGTACGCCGACAACTGGAGCAGCGTGCAGTTCCAGCGCATGCCCAATGTGTCGCTGCAGGCCGGTAAAAAGCGACTTACCCCGGACGAGATGGTCAAGGACGTCAAGAAGGGCATCTATATCGTGGGCGACGGTTCGTTCTCGATCGACCAGCAGCGCTACAACTTCCAGTTCGGCGGCCAGCTGTACTACGAGATCAAGAACGGCAAGATCGGCCAGATGCTCGAAGACGTGGCCTACCAGTCGAATACCCAGGAATTCTGGAATGCCTGCACCGCCATGTGCGACGAGCGCGATTGGCGCATGGGCGGCTCCTTCTTCGACGGCAAGGGCCAGCCTTCGCAGGTGTCGGTGGTGTCGCACGGGGCGAGTACCACCCGCTTCAACGGCATTAACGTGATTAACACTGCGCGCAAGATCGCCTGA
- a CDS encoding class I SAM-dependent methyltransferase, whose amino-acid sequence MKKYLVAALACTTLFAAAGASAQAVDAKLKDAIGASSRTPANVQRDAARHPYETLAFFGIRPNMTVVELSPGAGWYTEILAPYLRENGKLIAAGNDLASPNERERKGAERFMERLNANPAVYNKVALGVFSPPRKYEFAPNNSVDMVLTFRNIHNWIPTGPDNLKALFTSVYDSLKPGGVFGVVEHRLPASKTQDATASSGYMHEKYVIGLAEAAGFKLAAKSEINANPKDTADHKNGVWALPPTFTNKDEDRAKYQAIGESDRMTLKFVKP is encoded by the coding sequence ATGAAGAAATACCTCGTGGCCGCTCTGGCCTGCACCACGCTGTTCGCCGCCGCCGGCGCCTCGGCGCAGGCGGTGGATGCGAAGCTCAAGGACGCCATCGGCGCCAGCTCGCGCACGCCCGCCAACGTGCAGCGCGACGCCGCCCGCCATCCTTACGAGACCCTGGCCTTCTTCGGCATCCGCCCGAACATGACGGTGGTGGAACTGTCGCCGGGCGCTGGCTGGTACACCGAGATCCTGGCGCCATACCTGCGCGAGAACGGCAAGCTGATTGCCGCCGGCAACGACCTGGCGTCGCCCAACGAGCGCGAACGCAAGGGCGCCGAGCGCTTCATGGAGCGCCTGAACGCCAATCCGGCCGTGTACAACAAGGTGGCGCTGGGCGTGTTCTCGCCGCCGCGCAAATACGAGTTTGCACCAAATAACAGCGTCGACATGGTGCTCACGTTCCGCAACATCCACAACTGGATTCCGACCGGCCCGGACAACCTCAAGGCGCTGTTTACCAGCGTGTACGACAGCCTGAAACCGGGCGGCGTATTCGGCGTGGTGGAGCACCGCCTGCCGGCCTCCAAAACGCAGGACGCCACCGCCAGCAGCGGCTACATGCACGAGAAGTACGTGATCGGCCTGGCCGAAGCGGCAGGCTTCAAGCTGGCCGCCAAGTCGGAGATCAATGCCAATCCCAAGGACACGGCCGACCACAAGAACGGCGTGTGGGCACTGCCGCCCACCTTCACCAACAAGGATGAAGACCGCGCCAAGTACCAGGCCATCGGCGAGAGCGATCGCATGACGCTCAAATTCGTCAAACCGTAA
- a CDS encoding protein-glutamate methylesterase/protein-glutamine glutaminase — translation MNDIKVMIVDDSAVVRQVLSGLLNAAPGITVTYAVANPLLAIERMKMQWPDVIVLDVEMPKMDGISFLRKIMAERPTPVVICSTLTEKGAQTSVEALTAGAVAVITKPRLDLKQFLYDSSDELVSAVRTAAGAHVVKSAHHAPLPPVTAKLNADAVLSLGDTRPMTATTERIVAIGTSTGGTQALEEVLTSLPRVCPGIVVVQHMPEKFTAAFAARLDSVCEVRVKEAANNDRVLQGQVLIAPGGKHMLLRRNGAQYFVEVVDGPLVNRHRPSVDVLFRSTARAAGANALGVIMTGMGDDGAAGLLEMLKAGARTVAQDEASCVVYGMPKEAVKRGAVEKSVPLTAIYREILQQLG, via the coding sequence ATGAACGACATCAAGGTCATGATCGTCGACGATTCGGCCGTGGTGCGGCAGGTGCTCAGCGGGCTGCTCAACGCCGCGCCGGGCATCACCGTCACTTATGCCGTGGCCAACCCGCTCTTGGCGATCGAGCGGATGAAGATGCAGTGGCCCGACGTCATCGTGCTCGATGTCGAAATGCCGAAGATGGACGGCATCTCGTTCCTGCGCAAGATCATGGCCGAGCGGCCCACGCCCGTGGTGATCTGCTCCACGCTCACCGAGAAGGGCGCGCAGACCTCGGTCGAAGCCTTGACCGCTGGCGCCGTGGCCGTCATCACCAAGCCGCGCCTGGACCTCAAGCAGTTTTTGTACGACAGCTCGGACGAACTGGTATCGGCCGTGCGCACGGCTGCCGGCGCCCACGTGGTCAAGTCCGCGCACCATGCGCCATTGCCACCGGTAACCGCCAAGCTCAATGCGGATGCGGTGCTGTCGCTGGGCGATACGCGACCCATGACCGCGACCACCGAACGGATCGTGGCGATCGGCACCTCCACCGGTGGCACCCAGGCGCTGGAAGAAGTGCTTACGTCGCTGCCGCGTGTTTGCCCCGGGATCGTGGTGGTGCAGCACATGCCTGAGAAATTCACCGCCGCCTTTGCTGCGCGGCTCGACAGCGTATGCGAGGTGCGCGTCAAGGAAGCGGCCAATAACGACCGCGTGCTGCAAGGCCAGGTGCTGATCGCGCCCGGCGGCAAGCACATGCTCCTGCGCCGCAATGGTGCACAGTATTTTGTCGAGGTGGTCGATGGTCCGCTGGTCAATCGCCACCGGCCATCGGTGGACGTGCTGTTCCGCTCGACCGCGCGCGCGGCCGGCGCCAATGCGCTGGGCGTGATCATGACGGGGATGGGGGACGACGGCGCGGCAGGCCTGCTGGAGATGCTCAAGGCGGGCGCGCGCACCGTGGCGCAGGACGAGGCGTCGTGCGTGGTGTACGGCATGCCGAAGGAGGCGGTCAAGCGCGGGGCGGTGGAAAAATCGGTGCCGTTGACGGCAATCTACCGCGAGATCTTGCAGCAGCTGGGCTGA
- a CDS encoding CheR family methyltransferase — MTAAALTDREFSQFQRFIYDAAGISMSDGKQALVSGRLAKRLAHHRLASYGDYLRLLQSRSDPAELQVAIDLLTTNETYFFREPKHFQLLRQLAEDARDRGRGRGLRVWSAASSSGEEAYSIAMVLADVLGDAAWEVLGTDISTRVLQRARNGHYPLERASQMPIGYLKRFCLRGQGSEEGTMLIERPLRQRVQFQQVNLNQALPALGQFDVIFLRNVMIYFNLDTKRQVVARLLALLRPGGHFLIGHSETLNDINDTLSPVAPSVYRKDQQ, encoded by the coding sequence ATGACCGCAGCAGCCCTGACCGACCGCGAATTCTCCCAGTTCCAGCGCTTTATTTACGACGCCGCCGGCATCAGCATGTCGGACGGCAAACAGGCGCTGGTGAGCGGGCGCCTGGCCAAGCGCCTGGCGCACCACCGGCTGGCCAGTTACGGCGACTATTTGCGGCTGCTGCAAAGCCGCAGTGACCCGGCCGAGCTGCAAGTGGCGATCGACCTGCTCACCACCAATGAAACCTATTTTTTCCGCGAACCGAAGCACTTCCAGCTGCTGCGCCAACTGGCGGAAGACGCGCGCGATCGCGGCCGGGGCCGCGGGCTGCGCGTGTGGAGCGCGGCCAGCTCCAGCGGCGAGGAAGCCTACAGCATCGCCATGGTGCTGGCCGACGTGCTGGGCGACGCCGCCTGGGAAGTGCTGGGCACCGACATCAGCACCCGCGTGCTGCAACGGGCGCGCAACGGCCACTATCCGCTCGAACGCGCCAGCCAGATGCCGATCGGCTACCTGAAGCGTTTTTGCCTGCGGGGCCAGGGCAGCGAGGAGGGCACCATGCTGATCGAGCGCCCGCTGCGCCAGCGGGTACAATTCCAGCAGGTGAACCTGAATCAGGCGCTGCCCGCATTGGGCCAGTTCGACGTGATCTTCCTGCGGAATGTAATGATCTATTTTAATCTCGACACCAAGCGCCAGGTGGTGGCGCGCCTGCTGGCGCTGTTGCGGCCCGGTGGCCATTTCCTGATCGGGCATTCGGAAACCCTGAACGACATCAACGACACGCTGTCGCCGGTGGCGCCATCGGTGTATCGCAAGGACCAGCAATGA
- a CDS encoding chemotaxis protein CheW, which produces MNLAITKHGAEPLPTQYLTFLLGEERFAVGILHVKEIIEYAGTATVPMMPDCVRGVINLRGAVVPVIDLSARFGRGVAAIGKRTSIIIAEIDDGEGKQVLGMMVDAVNAVVEIEPADIEAAPPFGARIRADFIAGIAKCQGRFVILLALERVLSTGEVVELSRHAVPLATASSRASP; this is translated from the coding sequence ATGAACCTTGCCATCACCAAGCACGGCGCCGAGCCCCTGCCCACCCAGTACCTGACCTTCCTGCTGGGCGAGGAACGGTTCGCGGTCGGCATCCTGCACGTCAAGGAAATCATCGAATACGCGGGCACCGCCACCGTGCCGATGATGCCCGACTGCGTGCGCGGCGTGATCAACCTGCGCGGCGCGGTAGTGCCGGTGATCGACCTGTCGGCGCGCTTCGGGCGCGGCGTGGCGGCCATCGGCAAGCGCACGTCGATCATCATCGCCGAGATCGACGATGGCGAAGGCAAGCAGGTGCTGGGCATGATGGTCGATGCGGTGAACGCGGTGGTGGAAATCGAACCGGCCGACATCGAAGCGGCGCCGCCGTTCGGGGCCCGTATCCGCGCCGACTTCATCGCCGGCATCGCCAAATGCCAGGGGCGCTTCGTGATCCTGCTGGCGCTCGAACGGGTGCTGTCCACCGGCGAGGTGGTGGAACTCTCCCGCCATGCCGTGCCGCTGGCCACGGCCAGTTCCCGTGCCAGCCCATGA
- a CDS encoding chemotaxis protein CheA, which produces MNLDQALQTFITESRELLADMEHALLNIDLSQDLGDQGEAINAIFRAAHTIKGSAGLFSLDHMVAFTHVVESLLDAVRDGRAVIDDDMVALLLACCDHLSSMTDGLAAGQYEADPDTAPEGERLLLQLRRRMGTGDEPAQSLAEQSLTVRPEPDVERMGQEASDGDSDYWHISLRFGAGVLQNGMDPIAFLRYLARLGRIAGMATVADALPAADEMDAELCYLGFEIAFESTADRAAILGVFEFVQDDCEIRLVAPRGKVSEYVELIRALPENPARLGEMLVQCGSVTAAELAAALAQQSQQSQPPEAQGKAGAQPAQEAPQRLGSILVAAGQVAPVVVEAALTRQKQVVEQKAQENRSVRVDSDKLDRLIDLVGELIIAGARTSVIGLRLHNAELLEATSTVSNLVEQVRDAALELRMVKIGATFNRFQRVVHDVARELGKDIGLAVDGEDAELDKTVVEKIGDPLMHLVRNAMDHGIEPAAVRVAAGKPARGMITLNAFHESGSIVIEVSDDGGGLRKEKILAKAIERSLVDPERKLTDAEIYNLIFEAGFSTAETITNLSGRGVGMDVVKRNITALRGSVDVRSVEGQGATVTVRLPLTLAIIDGFLVQVGSSVFVIPLDTIEECIEFAAEPGQDYSNLRGQVLPFIRLRSLFHIAGAPTRRESIVVLRFGKVRAGLVVDMLLGEFQTVIKPLSPIFSEVRCISGSTILGSGDVALILDVGALLQAVDGRGAAAPALPALAV; this is translated from the coding sequence ATGAACCTGGACCAGGCGCTGCAAACCTTCATCACCGAAAGCCGCGAGCTGCTGGCCGACATGGAGCACGCGCTGCTCAATATCGACCTGTCCCAGGATTTGGGTGACCAGGGCGAGGCGATCAACGCCATCTTCCGCGCCGCCCACACCATCAAGGGTTCGGCTGGCCTGTTCAGCCTTGATCACATGGTGGCGTTCACCCACGTGGTGGAAAGCCTGCTCGACGCCGTGCGCGACGGCCGCGCGGTGATCGACGACGACATGGTGGCGCTGCTGCTGGCCTGCTGCGACCATCTGTCGAGCATGACCGACGGCCTGGCGGCGGGCCAATACGAGGCCGACCCGGACACCGCACCCGAGGGCGAACGCCTGCTGCTGCAGCTGCGGCGGCGCATGGGCACAGGTGACGAACCGGCGCAATCGCTGGCGGAGCAGTCATTGACAGTGCGGCCGGAACCGGACGTGGAGCGCATGGGGCAGGAGGCAAGTGACGGCGACAGCGACTACTGGCATATCTCGCTGCGGTTCGGCGCCGGCGTGCTGCAAAACGGCATGGACCCGATCGCGTTCCTGCGCTACCTGGCGCGGCTGGGCCGCATCGCCGGCATGGCCACCGTGGCCGATGCGCTGCCGGCGGCCGACGAGATGGACGCGGAACTCTGTTATCTCGGCTTCGAGATCGCCTTCGAGAGCACGGCCGACCGCGCGGCGATCCTGGGCGTGTTCGAATTCGTGCAGGACGACTGCGAGATCCGCCTGGTGGCGCCGCGCGGCAAGGTGTCCGAGTACGTGGAACTGATCCGCGCGCTGCCGGAAAATCCGGCCCGACTGGGCGAAATGCTGGTGCAGTGCGGCAGCGTGACGGCCGCCGAGCTGGCAGCGGCGCTGGCGCAGCAGTCGCAGCAATCCCAACCACCGGAGGCGCAGGGGAAAGCGGGCGCGCAGCCGGCGCAGGAGGCGCCGCAGCGCCTGGGCAGCATCCTGGTCGCTGCCGGCCAGGTGGCGCCGGTGGTGGTGGAGGCGGCGCTCACGCGGCAAAAGCAGGTGGTCGAACAAAAGGCCCAGGAAAACCGCTCGGTCCGGGTCGATTCCGACAAGCTCGATCGCCTGATCGACCTGGTGGGCGAATTGATCATCGCCGGCGCGCGCACCAGCGTGATCGGCCTGCGCCTGCACAACGCCGAACTGCTGGAAGCGACATCCACGGTATCGAACCTGGTGGAGCAGGTGCGCGACGCCGCGCTGGAACTGCGCATGGTGAAAATCGGCGCCACCTTCAACCGCTTCCAGCGCGTGGTGCACGACGTGGCGCGCGAGCTGGGCAAGGACATCGGCCTGGCGGTCGATGGCGAGGATGCGGAACTGGACAAGACGGTGGTGGAGAAGATCGGCGACCCGCTGATGCACCTGGTGCGCAACGCCATGGACCACGGCATCGAGCCGGCCGCCGTGCGCGTGGCTGCCGGCAAACCGGCGCGCGGCATGATCACGCTGAACGCGTTCCACGAATCGGGCAGCATCGTGATCGAAGTGAGCGACGACGGCGGCGGCCTGCGCAAGGAGAAAATCCTGGCCAAGGCCATCGAGCGCAGCCTGGTGGATCCGGAGCGCAAGCTCACCGATGCCGAAATCTACAACCTGATTTTCGAAGCCGGCTTTTCCACCGCCGAGACGATTACCAACCTGTCCGGGCGCGGGGTGGGCATGGATGTCGTCAAGCGCAACATCACCGCCTTGCGCGGCAGCGTCGATGTCCGCAGCGTTGAAGGGCAGGGCGCCACCGTCACCGTACGCCTGCCCCTTACGCTGGCCATCATCGACGGCTTCCTGGTGCAGGTGGGGTCGTCCGTGTTCGTGATCCCGCTCGACACCATCGAGGAATGCATCGAGTTCGCCGCCGAGCCGGGGCAGGACTACAGCAACCTGCGCGGCCAGGTGCTGCCGTTTATCCGCCTGCGCTCGCTGTTCCATATCGCCGGCGCGCCCACGCGGCGCGAGAGCATCGTGGTGCTGCGCTTCGGCAAGGTGCGCGCGGGGCTGGTGGTCGATATGCTGCTCGGCGAATTCCAGACCGTGATCAAGCCTCTCAGTCCCATCTTCAGCGAAGTGCGCTGCATCAGCGGCTCCACCATCCTCGGTAGCGGCGACGTGGCGCTGATACTCGACGTCGGTGCATTGCTGCAGGCCGTGGACGGCCGTGGCGCCGCCGCCCCCGCATTGCCTGCCCTGGCCGTCTGA
- a CDS encoding STAS domain-containing protein produces the protein MSDIGHLAWSGEINIYRAADLKLEVLHALRAAPVLEIDLAGVTELDTAGLQVLMLAKRTATIEQRELRLRNHSPAVVDVVEMLNLGAFFGDAVLIHS, from the coding sequence GTGAGCGATATCGGCCACCTGGCCTGGAGCGGCGAGATCAATATCTACCGCGCCGCCGATCTAAAGCTTGAAGTCCTTCATGCGCTGCGCGCAGCGCCGGTGCTGGAAATCGACCTGGCCGGCGTGACCGAACTCGATACGGCAGGCTTGCAGGTGCTGATGCTGGCCAAGCGCACCGCGACCATCGAACAGCGCGAGCTGCGGCTGCGCAACCACAGCCCGGCCGTGGTGGACGTGGTGGAGATGCTGAACCTGGGCGCGTTCTTCGGCGACGCCGTCCTGATCCACAGTTGA
- a CDS encoding response regulator: MAKTILVVDDSASLRQVVGIALKGAGYDVIEGRDGADALTKCTGQKIHLVVCDVNMPNMDGITFVKEFKKLASYRFTPVIMLTTESQESKKEEGKAAGAKAWVVKPFKPEVLLGAVAKLVLP, encoded by the coding sequence ATGGCAAAGACGATACTGGTGGTTGACGATTCGGCCTCGCTGCGCCAGGTGGTGGGCATCGCGCTCAAGGGCGCGGGCTACGACGTGATCGAAGGCCGCGACGGCGCCGACGCGCTCACCAAGTGCACGGGCCAGAAGATCCACCTGGTCGTGTGCGACGTGAACATGCCCAATATGGACGGCATCACGTTTGTCAAAGAGTTCAAGAAGCTGGCCAGCTACCGGTTTACGCCGGTGATCATGCTCACCACCGAATCGCAGGAAAGTAAAAAAGAAGAGGGCAAGGCTGCTGGCGCCAAGGCGTGGGTGGTCAAGCCGTTCAAGCCCGAGGTGCTGCTGGGCGCCGTCGCCAAGCTGGTGCTGCCGTGA
- a CDS encoding methyl-accepting chemotaxis protein yields the protein MKTIFGVEASFKQLFAPFALAAAGGAGTIVAGWTAWGWYTVLWAALLLAGAAWCAFGPAVGGQAPGGDSMIGRYLHGRDAFGAAVLPVWSRHMENSRTQMEDAVADLATRFSSIVDKLDHALHVSSLEGNQGGQSMTAVFSHSASQLASVVASMKSAMQSKQAMLGQIRDLERFTRELRDMAEGVASIAAQTNLLALNAAIEAARAGPAGAGFAVVAQEVRHLSSRSAETGRNISQRVGQISSAILAASQAAEASSDAEDQSMQSAEGMIDSVLADFRTMTDALVQSSDLLKQESLAIQGEVGEALVQLQFQDRVSQVMSHVRENLALMPTVLEENRRHYEATGELLAPDPAPLLDALKSTYAMAEEHAVHGGSRHVAPKAADADEITFF from the coding sequence GTGAAGACGATTTTCGGAGTCGAAGCAAGCTTCAAACAACTGTTTGCGCCGTTCGCACTGGCGGCGGCGGGTGGTGCGGGCACCATCGTGGCTGGCTGGACCGCATGGGGCTGGTACACCGTGTTGTGGGCTGCGCTGCTGCTGGCCGGCGCCGCATGGTGTGCGTTCGGACCGGCGGTGGGTGGCCAGGCGCCCGGCGGCGACAGCATGATAGGGCGCTACCTGCACGGGCGCGATGCGTTCGGCGCGGCGGTGCTGCCGGTGTGGAGCCGCCACATGGAAAACTCGCGGACGCAAATGGAGGACGCGGTGGCCGACCTGGCCACCCGCTTTTCGAGCATCGTCGATAAGCTCGACCACGCGCTGCACGTCTCCAGCCTCGAAGGCAACCAGGGCGGGCAGTCGATGACGGCCGTGTTCTCGCACAGCGCTTCGCAACTGGCGTCCGTGGTGGCGTCGATGAAGTCGGCCATGCAGTCCAAGCAGGCCATGCTGGGACAGATCCGCGACCTGGAACGCTTTACCCGCGAGCTGCGCGACATGGCCGAAGGCGTGGCCAGCATCGCCGCCCAGACCAATCTGCTGGCCCTGAACGCCGCCATCGAGGCCGCGCGCGCCGGTCCCGCCGGCGCCGGCTTCGCGGTGGTGGCGCAGGAGGTGCGCCACCTGTCGAGCCGCTCGGCCGAGACGGGCCGCAATATCTCGCAGCGCGTGGGGCAGATCAGCAGCGCCATCCTGGCCGCCAGCCAGGCCGCCGAGGCGTCCAGCGACGCGGAAGACCAGAGCATGCAGTCGGCCGAAGGCATGATCGACTCGGTGCTGGCCGACTTCCGCACCATGACCGACGCGCTGGTGCAATCGTCCGACCTGCTCAAGCAGGAAAGCCTCGCCATCCAGGGCGAGGTGGGCGAGGCGCTGGTGCAGCTGCAATTCCAGGACCGCGTGAGCCAGGTGATGTCGCACGTGCGCGAAAACCTCGCACTGATGCCAACGGTACTGGAAGAAAACCGCCGCCATTACGAGGCCACCGGCGAACTGCTGGCGCCCGACCCGGCGCCGCTGCTCGACGCCTTGAAAAGCACCTACGCCATGGCCGAGGAACACGCGGTGCACGGCGGCTCGCGCCACGTGGCGCCCAAGGCGGCGGATGCCGACGAGATCACTTTTTTCTAG